A region of the Lycium barbarum isolate Lr01 chromosome 1, ASM1917538v2, whole genome shotgun sequence genome:
ttttcgttGATTTGGCTCTGACAGCCGAAAAAAAATTtgggggtatatcgtggatcaatccacgatataccccttttggtatataaatttttggtcatccccttttggtaaataccgtgtatttttataccctttacgCTCCGGACTCCAAATGCATGTGCGAGACTTCTTCTCCATTCATTTGAACCATTGATTAATTAAAGAGCACTAAAATGTACGATTCCAATTATTCAGGTCTATGCGTGTACATGGAAACAAAACAATagaagaaaaggaaagggaagaGCTTCATATAATATGAGGTTTCCAAGTTGTATTTGCTATTTGCTACATAGGGATTAGAGTATGCCTTTTTGTTTGCAACATTCGATTGCTCCATCAAACATTTCCTCAAGGCCATACTTGTACTTGAATCCGATCTCCAAAAGTTTTTTTGATGAAAGGCTAGTGTGTTTAGGTTGTTCTACACTTGACCCTGTGTACCTGCAAATAAATAGCAGCACATCAATTATTTTCTTCCATTGTCTCAAATTAAATGTTTTAATTTGACTTGTACCTAGTTGAAATATGCATTACTTAGCTTATAAGAGCACTGTCACATGTTCATAGGTCATACGTTAACTTTTTGTTGAATACATTATATTTTGACAGTTACTTTTTTGAAAGTTGATACTACCAGtccagaggcggagccaggatttgacGTTTATGGGTTTagaattttagttttttttttaagttactaggttcttaattaataatttgtatatGTTCAATAGATTTTTTAACACAAATATAAGGTTTGGACTAAAGCTACTTGGTTCGACCGATCCCGCACCCGATGAGCTAGCTCTGCCCCTTACTATAATAgcacaaactaaaaaggaaagttgGACGCTCAACtttgacacaaaaaaaaaaaaaaaaatactccaaCTGCTTAATATTCCGCctttcttctttctctccttATCTAAAAGGAAAGACAAATTCACTAGATTCTGAACTACTTGCTGCTCCATATAGTATTGGAGGATATAAATACTTTAACGAGTTCTTTCCTTGGTTGATGATAAATTATCTTACTCCCTGTCCATACCCGTTGGTTGGTGATAAATTATCTTACTCCCTGTCCATACCGAGTCTAAGGGTATATCTATTCTATAATATACTCTTCTTCTACAACAGAAATAGCTAAAACGGAATTGAGCCCTATAAGCACTTCATTAAAACTAAAAAGAATAACAAGAGCAATAACTCACAGGCTAAAACAGGAACAAGGGGTGCAAGCAATCTTTGGAAGTCTAAACTAAATAATACATATGAACCACTTAGAAAGGATAAGAGCCGTAGCTACAAAGCAAAAGAAGAATAAAATATAAAACAGTCAGCCAACTAAAGTTAAGGCAAGAATCTATACTTACTCATTAATTTGTTTTCGATATTCAGGATATCTTGTAGAAAGAAACTCAGCTAGCTTTTCACGTGTTATTTCAACAGCTGAACAAATATACCTCCCTTTTGCATTAGGATTTTCAAGAAGGAAGATGTGAGCATTTGTGACATCATCTACATGTACAAAAGGTACAATTGGAGGATAACTCATCGAATTATTTTGATGACCTGCACAAAGTTTCAATTAGTACCACGATACATTGAGGGAATGATCATGGTATTTGAAATACAATTTaagacatatcaagaatcatttcCATGGATGAACGAACAGAACCAGGAATTTGAGGAGTAATAAAAGGGCCATGTATCCAGGTTGGAATTAGAGTCACAAGATCAATTCCATATAGTTCTGCAAATTCCAGAGCTGCCTTTTCTGTTAAGGTCTTGCTAATCGTGTAAGAACTTGCAAAAGGCTTTAAGGTTCTTATAAGATCTACGTCTGTCCACGAGTTTTCATCTATTATGTTTGAACTGCCACCTGCAACCGTAGCTGCACTAGAAGTGTACACGACACGTTTAACTGTCTTTGACTCGATACATGCCTGTAAAATACCTATAATACTGTCGATAGATCTTTGCGTTATCATTTCTTCACTTTCTTTGTTCTCTAATTCCATTGGATGTGCAACATGAAATACCCCAATGCAGCCTTCAATTGCTGCTTTGAAACTCTCTGGTCTGGCTAGATCAGCATTAAAAATATGCAGCCTTTCTTGTGCACCCGGAAGATTTGTGAGGTAGCTCACATCCTTTTTGCAATCTAGCAAtgaattcaaaattttcatagaaactTGAACGTATTTCGTGATCACACAAATGAGTAAGTTAGATTCAAAGGCGTGTTGATTTCTCAGAAGGTcacctttcttctttcttcttaatTCTGATTCCTTCAACAAAGAAAGTGACTTTCTCAAATGATAATTActattagttgagtgaccataTGAGAAATAAACCCACTAAAAGAATATAACTTTAACATGACAATCACATAAAGTGTTTAAGTGAGAATTCGCAAGGGATTGGGTAGAGATGGATTCATAATTTAAAGTTTATGGGTTCCTACATCGAACTAAAGTTAATATACCATAGTAATTGGTTTCGCGATCAAATATTTAGCGAATTTTCTTAATTCATATACACGATTTGGTAAAAGTTACAATGTTCCTCTGAACCTGTTTGTTGTGCTCTAGCTCCGACCCTGGGATGGAAAGTACTAGGTAAGGTATTTCcagtataaataaataaatttatggTTAGGTGTCAGATtcaatggtttttttttttttttttttttttttgtggttaaaGACCAAGCTCAATTTTATTACTGTAGAAGATAAAGTGCGTAAACAAGGGTGCAACTGGGCATTCACCTAAATTTGCTAAGCTTAAAACGAAAGGAGTCATTTGGTGTAATTCTTTGTCTTTCTTCTTCTAAGTCTGATCTTGAAATACTGTACTAAAGAATCAATCTCAGAATCATCAATATTTTCTTTTGCAGACTAAGAACACAAATAATCACACAAACTAAAAAGACTAGTTCACTAACCCCCAACCCcccaataccccccccccccccccgaaaaaaATTAACGCCAAAGAAAGTCAACAAGAAGGAAACTTACTGGAACTTAAttaaatagtactccctccgtttcaatttatatggatccatttgactgggcacgacatttaagaaagagggaagacttttgaaacttgtggttcaaaataaggcttgaaatttgtgtggctgtaaatcattcataaagtgaatttgtttccaaattaggaaagaggtcatttattttgacacggactaaaaaggttcaaacaaattgaaacatagGAAGTATTAAAGTTCTGATTGTTCTAAAATTTGAGGAATATGTAGcttgacaacaacaacaacaacatacctagtgaaatcccacaatgtggggtctggggagggtaaagtgtacgcagaccatacccctatctcggaagacagggaggttgtttccgaaagaccctcgactcaagagaaatcacaacgagaaaggttagataaacacaagcagttcaaagcagaatgcaaatgaaactaaagaaagcgaataagccAAAATAGAGCAGTATGAAAAAAGGGAGCAATAGCTACcacaaataaataagataatcaaagtacaagaaaccacatatagtagcaagaaacaaaggatAATACACTATAGATCGAAACCACATATAATAGCAAGAATATGTAGCTTGACGTGTTATTAATTTAATTATACAGGGATGATACCGGTCCATGGCAAAACAGATATGGAAGAAGGCCTAAAAATTGTTCCATTAAAGAATGAAATAATTGCATAGTCACATAGAAAACAAGTAAAGAAACACAAATTAAttagagataatggtcaaaaacacgcctaaactatcactttttcgcgTGTTTCACACCCGCGACTATCGACTGATTTTTTTTCCTACCTATCACCACCTATATATTAAACATACTTGGTTGAGTATACGGTGATAATTCATATGGGAAAAGAGAACTACTTTTGATCATTAACTCAATTAATTAAGAATTGTAGGTATAGCAAATTACCTGGATGAGACCTAATAGTGGTGTTAACAGAATAACCAACTTGAAGAAGCCTCGTAACCATCCATGATCCAAGATAACCACTTCCTCCTGTTAGACATACCTTTCCCTTCTCCTTCACTTCTTCCATCTCACTCGATTAATGAACTCTTCGTTCTTCTGCTCTGCCTCTATATAGGAAGTGATCATaactttctccctttttttttttttttctgaaaagtGGTCCTAAGTTATATCGAAGTGGATGATAAGGACAAGTTACTTGCTGTCGTTTACCCATTGCTTTCATCTCTTAAATTGGCCACACATCCAACTGACGTAAAAGAAATGTACTAAAGCATTCACTGCTTTAAAGATTCACCCAGCGAAAAGAAAAGCGAATCAACGtttaaattttattaatttaatttttaaaatttttaatattGATCACATCACATTTTAACATTCTGAGTCTCAGCTATAAGGTTTTGAACTTTGATCACATTATATTTTTAGTATTACTAGTTCCTCGAATATCAAGCCACATAGTATAATTGATAGACATTAATTATTAAGGAGTGGTCAATTGGTTTTGTGGTCCTTTATAAATTTATGTTTAGTTTTATTTATAAGACTTAAGAGAATTCTATTTTTACACATAAAAAATCTAAAAGTAAAGTATAAGAGATCTGAAAatgtcattttcttctattcaaatcgCAAGTAGTCATAAAAGGTCATTCCTCGAATTGAAGGTTTGGAACAAAGTCTTATGTACATATATTCGACGTGAATGCAATGACATATTATTACAATAGTTGATTAACGAGTTTCTTTTAAAAAGTGGAATACTAAGATATTCTAAGAAGTAATATAATCATTAGCTCAATAGGCAAAGATAAACACATATTGGAGAATCATTTTAGAAATCACATGAGAATTGTTGACTGATATATATTACTTGTGTGGCCACATCTTATGTATTAATCATTCTGAAGATACTAACCAAAcacttttttttgtcttttttttaaCAATACCTCTTACATGATTATATCTCATTACCACAATATTTTTCCAATTGAATGTAAAAGATGATTTTTTTACAATCAATTTGTTAAAGTAACTTGTGTAGTCCTTTCAACAAGACCTATACataattatgtatatatttttttgattGCGAATACTTTTAGTGCCATCAAGGAATTTGCAAAACGAAGAATCAGTTTGTAATTTCGTTAACCTTGTGCACTtgtaatttttcaaaaaaatattagaCACTATGCACTTTAATGTAAGTATTTCAAGTATGATTTTCAAGGATAACATCTATCTTAACATTTGCaaaaacaaaattttaaaaaaacataAATGACGAGTAATTAAATAACGAGTAAAGTAAAAAAGGTAGTACCTGATTTTACCACTTTCTCTACCTCACCAAATGGTTCCGTCTTTTGTTATAAAACTCTTCCTGTTTACTTAGCATTTTTTGAACAGTCTATAATAAGTCTTAGAATAAACTGCAAGAGAAGAACATAAATTTTAAGTCGTGGACTGCTAATGCTAACAGTAGACTAGCCATTACTAAACAAATCTTCTCAATATTCCTACAGATTTGTTTAGTTGCATGCAGTATACAACTTTGAATATCAGGGGACAAGTGATCATTGCTTCTCTTGAGCCCCCCTACTCTGTAATGTATTAGCAGAAGGGCGTTCTTTGATCTCTTTCTTCATTAGTTTAAAATTTTCCTCTAAATTTTCTGCTCTCTATTCAGGATCAAAGAATATATAACTTAATTGCATTGATATCAATCTACATACCACATTACAAATTTAGGGTTGTATGTAGCATTATAGGTGGAGGTCCAATTGAACCATAATTTTTAAAGCGGACCATTAATTTATGTGAAAAAAAgttattaaaattgcaataagTCGTACACACGaacccataacttttaaaatacaatgaattcaatgctaaaaatcttaaAATGTTGAACTCATGAAAGTTTAAATCATGAATCCGCCTCTAGATACGTACACATCATTTCCATATTATTTTGGACATCAACTTAAAATAATTCTCCTCCTTTAATTTTTCGAACTTGAAGCCAGTATGTTTTGCCAAACTTACACAATAAAATTTCAAATTAACTTTTGATTGAAAGATAAAATTAAACTTGAAAGGAGAAATAATTTTCCTGTCTGAATTTACCTTTTGTTTGCCTGATGGAATAATGGAGTTGAATACATATGTACTCCTTGTGAAGTTCCCAACCAATTGCTTTTAGTCACTAACATGAAATTTATATCCAAACTGCTTTCGTAGTTGTTATTCTTGAACCCTTTTGTATGCTTCTGTTTTGGATAAAAGCTAGCAATTCTAATCATTCACCAAACAAAAAGATGCCACCGTTTTGTTAAGTTGCTCCCAACCCAACTTTTGTTGTGTCTTTTCGTTTGGACGGTTATTAATTTGGGTGCTTAGGCTTACAAGTTATTTAGGTAATTTAACCATTAAGTTAGAGAATTCATGCTTttaatatcatatatatatataaatgagttCAAATAGGTTATTTATTACTCCCTCGCGTTCAAAATAAGAATATATTTAATCTTTAACATGCCCCTTAAGAAAATATATACTAACCTATAAACATAGATATATTGACTAGACTTTTCTGGTTAGGCATATCGTACCCTTACGCATAACTATCAAGTGGTCATAGGTTGTATCGAAGTGGTTAGAAATAAGGACAAAGTTatacgagtccggaaccaaaatgactcaataaaaaaatcaagtgaatcaaaataccccaacaaaaaaaaaagttacaaaactacctttagcacagtaaaatattgcgctaaaGAAGTTCACGGAGATGGAGCCgctaaaatactgcgctaaagttttttttttttgtatagcgtagtaaaatactgcgctatagcgagcactgaaaaaaaaaattggtaaacttttttttttgtaacacttagtgtgttttttcatactttgaccaacgattagtcgtgtgtcaagattccgaaacgtcaatattttatatggaacctgatatttttttctgcgtacaataatgtaggttcaatacatcaaggatacgtagatgttcggatcatcattttaggggttgaaaaggtgcccgaagaaagttttgtttgaaaaaagttagtgtttgactgtaaggttattttagtcaactttatatgtcgagaaaattagtcagctttattttcaaaaattaaaaacacagaagtgaaattgacattcacaactacattaccccgggatttttacgttgaaatctattgcgtatcatcatattataagtaaataaaactgaaaatttcacgccaatttaggggaaaattgaaattgaaccggataaaaggtgttttttttaaaatcggctcAGCCAAACCGCCGCAgcatagatctcggaaaaataccaaaatcaaaaaaaaaatcgcataaaTTGGACGTCCGaacgcaaagttatgaccatctaaagtttgaccactttacaactagcttttctccctatattttttaaatacttttttatcaaattgaattagatttatattcaaaataaagttatgccttgattaaaaaataacacgcttaaatcaaaatcctaaaaaataaaacacttaaacctaaagtttccaaataaaacttacttTGGATACCTTTTCAACCCttaaaacgacgatccgaacgCTTATGTATCtttgatgtattgaacctacattatagtacgcagaaaaaaaatatcaggttctaagTCTTGATACaggactaatcgttggtcaaagtatggaaaagagaactctaagtgttgcaaaaaaaaaaattattaaaataagatgttgagatctttttatggaaaaaaacactaagtgtttcttaagtatgttattttttaatgcgtaactttattttgaatatgttGCAAAAAGAAATCGCGTAAAttggacgtccgagcgcaaaaaattgcgtatattcgaaataaagttacgcatcaaaaaataacacacttaaatctaaaccctaaaaataaaaaaatttaagttaatgacaacaagtcttcaaatgaaaatggacgtctatgtatatagaacactcaaacctaaagttttcaaataaaacttacttcgggcaccttttcaactcctaaaatgacgatcctaatatttacgtatccttgatgtattgagcctatattattgtacgcagaaaaaaatatcaggtgctatataaaatattgatg
Encoded here:
- the LOC132635845 gene encoding vestitone reductase-like isoform X2; translation: MEEVKEKGKVCLTGGSGYLGSWMVTRLLQVGYSVNTTIRSHPDCKKDVSYLTNLPGAQERLHIFNADLARPESFKAAIEGCIGVFHVAHPMELENKESEEMITQRSIDSIIGILQACIESKTVKRVVYTSSAATVAGGSSNIIDENSWTDVDLIRTLKPFASSYTISKTLTEKAALEFAELYGIDLVTLIPTWIHGPFITPQIPGSVRSSMEMILGHQNNSMSYPPIVPFVHVDDVTNAHIFLLENPNAKGRYICSAVEITREKLAEFLSTRYPEYRKQINEYTGSSVEQPKHTSLSSKKLLEIGFKYKYGLEEMFDGAIECCKQKGIL
- the LOC132635845 gene encoding vestitone reductase-like isoform X1; its protein translation is MEEVKEKGKVCLTGGSGYLGSWMVTRLLQVGYSVNTTIRSHPELRRKKKGDLLRNQHAFESNLLICVITKYVQVSMKILNSLLDCKKDVSYLTNLPGAQERLHIFNADLARPESFKAAIEGCIGVFHVAHPMELENKESEEMITQRSIDSIIGHQNNSMSYPPIVPFVHVDDVTNAHIFLLENPNAKGRYICSAVEITREKLAEFLSTRYPEYRKQINEYTGSSVEQPKHTSLSSKKLLEIGFKYKYGLEEMFDGAIECCKQKGIL